In Boudabousia tangfeifanii, the DNA window TTTTTGGCCAAATCGAGGCCGTAGAGCACCTGCGATTTCTTGTACAACAAGGTTTCGGGTGTATTGAGATATTTCGGCCCTTCATCATCTGGGAATATCTTTCGTGCCCCGAAGCCGACTGTGGCTCCAGTCAGGTCGCGGATTGGCCAGATTAAACGTCCTCGGAAACGATCGTATACACCCCTAGCGCCCCGAGTAGCCAAACCAGAATCGACAATTTCTGCTTCGGTGAATCCTTGGCTGCGCAGATGCCGCAAGAGGTTATCCCATCCTTTGGGGGCATAACCTAAGGAAAAATGCTCTGCTGCTGCCTTATCGAATTTTCGTTGGAGCAAGAACTCGCGCGCAAGCGCCCCCTCGTTTGTATTGAGTTGTGCTTGGAAAAAGGCTTCAGCCACGCGATTTGCTTCGGCCAAACGTTGCCGCTTACCGTGCGCCACAGGACTTGGACCTTTTCCATCCTCGTATGTAAGGGTCATCCCGAGCCGGCCAGCTAGCCACTCAACTGCTTCTACAAACGACTGGTGATGGATTTTTTCCACGAAACTAATGACGTCGCCGCCTTCCCCGCAACCAAAACAGTGCCATCGGTTTAGAGACGGGCGGACGTGAAAAGAAGGCGTTTTTTCATCGTGGAAGGGACATAAGCCTTTGAGCGAGCCAACGCCGGCAGGACGCAATGTGACATGTTCGCTGACAATACGTTCTATATCGGAGCGGTCACGTACCGCCTCGATGTCTTCCCGTTTAATCATCCCAGCCACGTGGATAGTTTACCTATTCGCTCTACAAAATCTAATTTGAAGAACAGTGCTGGTAGTTAGTAGGACTTAACGATCGTGGTCCGTATCGAGTTCGACTCGGTCAGAGAAAAAACCACAGTAGCGGGCATGCCAAGCCCGGGCAGAATTATCAGTCAAAGAAGCTAGCTGATCGACCACTGCTCGCAGCTTGCCGGCATCGTCCTCGGCAGCTTCCCATTGGGCGGCAAACAAAGGCTCTAGCAGGGATGGGCCTTTTTCGTACAAAACATCAGCCAAGTCGTAAAGCAAAGTACGCTGTTGCAGATAATCGAACTCGTGTTCCCGTGGAACCATCACGAAGTGAGATGCCAATCCCTTCAGAATGGTGATTTCTGCTAGCACCTGCGGGGGAACGATTACCTGGGCGGAGTATCTGCCGAGGGCGCTCTCCCCATATTCTTCGCGAGTCGCAGCAGTACAAGCCAAAACGAAACGGCCAATCAACTCAGATGAACAGTTCTTCAAACGGGCTAAATCCGCGTATCCCCCGTCGAAGCTAGCCAACCACCAGTCTTGGGCGATAAGTCTTGACAGAGCATTTCCCAGTTCATCCGTGGAAATATTGGTACCGTACCAAGCCTGAGTAGTGGCAAAAATAGCTTCCCACTGGCTCTCGTCGCGCACCGATTCAAGCGGAAGGGCGTGAATCGAAACCCCGTCTTCCACGTCGTGCACGCTATAGCCAATATCGTCTGATAGATCCATGATCTGGGCTTCTAACGATTTGCGGATGCCCACGCTGTCTCTACGTGCCCAAGCAAACATTTGCTGATCATCTGGGTAATACCCAAACTTGTGGCTACCGTTAGGATCCTCGCCTAGTGCCCAAGGATATTTAATGGTGGCATCCAAAGTAGCTCGCGTTAGGTTTAGGCCAACCGGTTCGCCCTCGGAAGTCAAAACCTTTGGTTCTAGGCGAGTAAGCAAACGGAAAGTCTGTGCGTTCCCTTCAAATCCGCCGATATCTTTCGCCACTTGGGCTAAAGCTTTTTCGCCATTATGACCATAGGGAGGATGCCCCAAATCGTGGCACAAGCAGGCTGTGTCTACTAGGTCCGGATTTGCCCCCAACATCTTGCCTAGCTGACGCCCCACTTGTGCAACTTCCAGCGAGTGAGTCAACCGCGTCCGCACATAATCATCTTTACTTGGCCCCAAAACCTGAGTTTTCGCTCCCAGACGACGCAAGGCGGAAGCGTGAAGCACTCGGGCTCGATCTCGCTCGAAATCTGAACGCACCCCAGACTTGGGAGAATCTGCACAATAACGCGCCAAATCAGCTTTCGTGTACGGGTATTCTGCGGACAACGGTTTTCCTTACTAAAAGTTTTTATTTTCACTATATGCTACTGTCAATAGTAACGAAATAAACACAACGATTAGGTACATTTCGAAAAATTAGGGACAATAATAGTGTGACTAACGCAAACATTCAGTCCTCATCGCAGATTACAACGACCTTGATTCACTACCCCCTTCGTTATACAGGGGCGTGGTGGAAGAGTGCTGTAGTCGCCGATGTTCCTGGCTTTTTAGGCCCAGAAGAAATGGGCTGGTTAGCACAAAATTTAAGCTCAATCGCCCATTCCGGTTGCGATGCTTTCATCGTGCGCCCCTCTGAATGCGACCTGTTAAAAGATGCCACGCCACTAAAACAATTGATTGCCGCTGGTAACGAAGTCAACCTCCGCACGATCGTTAGAGTCAGCGGTGGCACCGACATGCAAGCTGGCATGATTGTCCCCTCGCCTATTCCATATCGTGGGTTTGAACTCGACGCTGAAAACACGGTGAAGCGTGCCGAACTTGCTTTGCAATTGGGTGCTATGGGTATTGATCTTGGGCTCCTAGTCGATGAAAAGACTCATCCCGATCCGCGTTTTAGCAATGAACGTCTACGCCAGATGTTGCGAGAGATCCAAAAGGCTTGCTATCACGCGGGAAATGGCGCTATCGTAACCGCTTTTGCTATGCAAGAGAGTGCGGATCTGTCTAAGGAACTCTTATCGACTTATCTTTTGCAGCATCTACGCGATAATCTCCTGCTTGATTCTCCTTGGAGCGCCCGATCGCTACGCTACCGGATTGAAGAAACCTTAGGATTCCGTGACGATTTAGGGCACGTGGCAGCTTGGCGAGCATCCTCGTCCATCACTGAGTCGATGCATCATCCCGACTCATCCGACAACATTTGGCACCTCGAAAATGGGGACGTGCGTCGGCGCGGGCTAACCCTCTTCACCCTATCGCTACCTGGCGCAGTTTATGTGCGTGCAGCGCGAATCATTGCCTTGCCTTGGGTCCGCCAAGATGAGACCATGTTGCACCTGCCTCCGGCCGAAATTGAACATGCCAAAGCTGTGATGAATCAAGCCCAGCATCTGCGTGCTAAGCGACAGATGGGGGTTGGCTCTCTGGCTTGGGTTGAAGGCCTTTCTTGGGGCAGTCCAGATCTGCTCGTAACCGCTGGCGCTTCTACCATGACCGTCTTGAACACCACCGAAGAAACTGTGATGGTGCCAGACGAGTACGCTCCTCTCCTGAGTTCTCGTTTCGTCAAACCTGACGATGACGAACCGGCAGCGTGGATGCTCGAACCAGGCGAATGCGGCTGGTTCGCGTTACCGACCCCAGAGCCGACTCCGCCAAAGAAGCACTTCTAGCCGCCAGAAGAATCTAGCTCTGCACCTTGCAGCAACTTAGCACCGTCCTCGTCCAAATAAGGACTATCTAGCCAACCTGCTGGTAGATGTGGCACCTTCTCACTACCCGCACGACCACGCGGCCCCAACGCGGCGGCAGGATATGGCTGGTCTAGGTCCAATGCTTGTAGGCGTTCGTGTAGTTCCTCGCGAGTTGAGACCAAGTTCAGGGCATAGCGCTGCGGACCACCGATGGCAAAACCACGCAAATACCAGCCCACGTGTTTGCGCATCTCTCGCATCGCCCTAAGTTCATCACCATAGAATTCTGCCACCATAAGTTCACCGTGGCGTTCAATCATGGCTGCGACTTCCCGCAAGGTTGGTAGGGCGCGTTTTTCTAGCCCACTAAATGCGGCCACTAGGTCAGTAAATAACCAAGGACGTCCCTGTGCGCCGCGACCCACTACAACCCCAGCGCAGTTGGTGTGAGCTTGCATGGATAGTGCGTCCTCGGCAGAAAAAATATCGCCATTTCCGAGGACGGGAATGTCCAAAAGTTCGACTAATTCGGCGATCTGATCCCAGTGAGCCTTACCCGAGTAATGCTGAGCGGCAGTTCTCGCATGGAGGGCCACAGCATCGACACCAGCCTCTTGCGCATCTAGGGCTGCACGCTTGAATGTGAGATGGTCAGGATCGATGCCAGTGCGCATTTTCACCGTGACGGGGATTTGATATGGCTTAGCAGCAGCTACTACTCGCTGAACAATCTCAGCGAAAAGATCAGCTTTCCAAGGCAGAGCTGCTCCCCCACCTTTGCGCGTCACCTTTGGTACTGGACAGCCAAAGTTCATGTCAATATGGTCGACCAAGTCCTCTTCACAGAGCATGGTGGCAGCTTGTGCCATGGTCTGCGGGTGCACCCCGTAAAGTTGGACTGAGCGTACCCGTTCAGTGGGGTCAGGCTCGATCATTCGCATGGTTTCAGGAGTACGTTCAACTAACGCCCTAGAGGTAATCATTTCCGAAACATAAAGCCCAGCTGGTGCATCTACCCCTTTACGGGTAGTCGCCAAAGCCTCGCTCGCAGCAGGTGCTAATCCGGCTTCGCCACATTCCCGACAGAGCCGACGAAATGGAGCATTGGTCACTCCTGCCATCGGAGCAAGGATTACTGGTGACCAAAGCTCAATATTCCCCAGTTTCAAAGCTGGCTGGGGAGTTGTTTTCGCTTCAGTCATCTATTGTTCCTTGTTTTCGATTTGTTTCTTACGCTGCCTAGAAGGAAAGGTCATTTTCTTACTGCGCACGCTTTCCTCACCGATATTTTCTAGGGCAACATTTTTCCTAGCCTCATCGGACCTAACCTGGCGGTTATGCTCTAAATCGGGCTGCGCATAACTACTGTTTTGCCCAATCGAGGTCGCTTTAATATCAGCTTCCGTAATTGACGGCTGCTCAGCTTGATTGCCCTCTGATGGTTCTGACGTTTTTGCCATAGTCGTTGTCGCTTCGAAACCAACTGGAACCAGCAGGGCCCCGATAGCGGTCGTTAATGGAATGGCCAAAACCAGGCCAATCGATGCTACGAGAGTTCGACCTAGTTCTTCCGCAATTTGCCCCGAGGAAAGCACCTGCCCCAAGGGACGATCAACCAACATCACGAGCATCAAGGTGGGTAGTGCCGTGCCCACATAGGCGAAAGCCAAAGTGTAAACCGTTGAGGCAATGTGGTCGCGCCCCACTCGCATCGCACTACGATAGACTTCCCAACGATTTTGGGCCGGGTTGGCAGCGAACAACTCCCACACGGTCGATGATTGAGTAATGGTGACGTCATTGAGCGCGCCCAATCCAGCAATCACCATGCCGCAGGTTAGGAGCGCAGGCAAGGATACTGCTGGGAAGGAAGCATGGATGTTTTGGAACTCCTCTCCTGCTCCCATGAGCCCAAGGAGTCGGGTTTGATTGACTGCCAGCGCGCAGGTAAGTGCCAAGCCAAAATAGGTACCCAACAAAGCGGTGGTAGTTTTGATAGAAACGCCATGAGCTACGTAAACCGACGAGAGGATCATGGCAGAGACGCCGACGATGGTAACCAATAGTGGATGGTTGCCAGTCATCAAGG includes these proteins:
- a CDS encoding YibE/F family protein, with the protein product MTVHSHDHSAPVVLSRGGARRIRFLLSALVIPLCVLTIAGLIWLWPGANAQVGSQPLLAPGSAQVLVKVDRNLAPTECLPPNTEAEARATTVCATVEQAVNSSKKTEETVKTPDPGTVVAVHIPPEFMAAIRTGQVLRTLYTPAPLDNADLPAPASQNALDQQNGGNQAASEPSIGAQFFYLDVERSFPLSALVIVYLVVVVAVARKRGFLAVLGLTLSVLVVWKFVVPALMTGNHPLLVTIVGVSAMILSSVYVAHGVSIKTTTALLGTYFGLALTCALAVNQTRLLGLMGAGEEFQNIHASFPAVSLPALLTCGMVIAGLGALNDVTITQSSTVWELFAANPAQNRWEVYRSAMRVGRDHIASTVYTLAFAYVGTALPTLMLVMLVDRPLGQVLSSGQIAEELGRTLVASIGLVLAIPLTTAIGALLVPVGFEATTTMAKTSEPSEGNQAEQPSITEADIKATSIGQNSSYAQPDLEHNRQVRSDEARKNVALENIGEESVRSKKMTFPSRQRKKQIENKEQ
- a CDS encoding deoxyguanosinetriphosphate triphosphohydrolase; this translates as MSAEYPYTKADLARYCADSPKSGVRSDFERDRARVLHASALRRLGAKTQVLGPSKDDYVRTRLTHSLEVAQVGRQLGKMLGANPDLVDTACLCHDLGHPPYGHNGEKALAQVAKDIGGFEGNAQTFRLLTRLEPKVLTSEGEPVGLNLTRATLDATIKYPWALGEDPNGSHKFGYYPDDQQMFAWARRDSVGIRKSLEAQIMDLSDDIGYSVHDVEDGVSIHALPLESVRDESQWEAIFATTQAWYGTNISTDELGNALSRLIAQDWWLASFDGGYADLARLKNCSSELIGRFVLACTAATREEYGESALGRYSAQVIVPPQVLAEITILKGLASHFVMVPREHEFDYLQQRTLLYDLADVLYEKGPSLLEPLFAAQWEAAEDDAGKLRAVVDQLASLTDNSARAWHARYCGFFSDRVELDTDHDR
- the dusB gene encoding tRNA dihydrouridine synthase DusB; its protein translation is MTEAKTTPQPALKLGNIELWSPVILAPMAGVTNAPFRRLCRECGEAGLAPAASEALATTRKGVDAPAGLYVSEMITSRALVERTPETMRMIEPDPTERVRSVQLYGVHPQTMAQAATMLCEEDLVDHIDMNFGCPVPKVTRKGGGAALPWKADLFAEIVQRVVAAAKPYQIPVTVKMRTGIDPDHLTFKRAALDAQEAGVDAVALHARTAAQHYSGKAHWDQIAELVELLDIPVLGNGDIFSAEDALSMQAHTNCAGVVVGRGAQGRPWLFTDLVAAFSGLEKRALPTLREVAAMIERHGELMVAEFYGDELRAMREMRKHVGWYLRGFAIGGPQRYALNLVSTREELHERLQALDLDQPYPAAALGPRGRAGSEKVPHLPAGWLDSPYLDEDGAKLLQGAELDSSGG